Below is a window of Candidatus Poribacteria bacterium DNA.
CAATGGGCCCAATATTCCGTGGCAAATGCCAGTTGATCGACGACATTTTCGCGACATGACGGTCGGAAAGCCGGTTGTTATGGGACGTAAAACTTTTGAAACCCTTAAACGACCTTTGGGCAAACGGCACAATATCATCCTCACGCGGAACACGACTTATAAAGCCCCTAAAGGTTGTAACGTCGCACATTCAGTAAGGGACGTTCTTGAACTTTGTAAAGAAGCGGAAGAACTCATGATCTGTGGCGGAGCACCTATCTATGAAGCCTTTTTGCCGCACGCCAATCGACTCTATCTTACACAGATTCATGCCACATTTGAAGGGGATGTCTATTTCCCGGAGTTTGACAGCACTGCGTGGGAAGAAGTGAAACGCATTGACGGCGGACCCGATGAGCGAAATCCTTATCCTTACAGTTTTCTGTTTTTAGAACGAAAGTAGGGATAGGAATGCAGCAGACTCGCTGGCGAGGTTTCCTAACCTCGCCTAAGGACACGTGCGAAT
It encodes the following:
- a CDS encoding dihydrofolate reductase, whose translation is MLISMIAAMDKNRLIGNGPNIPWQMPVDRRHFRDMTVGKPVVMGRKTFETLKRPLGKRHNIILTRNTTYKAPKGCNVAHSVRDVLELCKEAEELMICGGAPIYEAFLPHANRLYLTQIHATFEGDVYFPEFDSTAWEEVKRIDGGPDERNPYPYSFLFLERK